The genomic DNA tacagcctggtacaaaaaacagttttggtctctgtagctaatttcctcgttcatgacaactgtactgagggtgaatttatatacaactcacctgttcaggttatattaaggccCGGCCCAGATTACTTCAGGTCTTTACATAACTGGTTCTTGAAATTTGCATTTCTAAAGAAAGCTCGGCGTGTCAGTTTGTTCTCTTTGAAACTAGTTTTGGTGATTCACCATTTGAGAAACAATTTGTCTGTCTATGTCCAGTCTTTTCTagtcttttccagtcttttctcATCTTGTCTAGTCTTCCagtcttttccagtcttttccagtcttttctagtcttttccagtcttttctagtcttttccatttttttctagTCCTTTCCACTTTTCTagtcttttctatttttttttcttatcttttccagtcttttccagtcttttctcATCTTGTCTAGTCTTCCagtcttttccagtcttttctaGTCTTTCCTagtcttttccagtcttttctagtcttttccagtcttttctagtcttttctagtcttttccatttttttctagTCCTTTCCACTTTTCTagttatttctatttttttctagtCCTTTCCACTTTTCTagtcttttccattttttctagTCCTTTCCACTTTTCTagttatttctattttttttctcatcttttccatttttttcttatcttttccagacttttccagtcttttctaGTCTTTCCTAGTCTTTTCCGGTCTTTTCTagtcttttccagtcttttccatttttttctagTCCTTTCCACTTTTCTagtcttttctatttttttctcatcttttccatttttttcttatcttgtccagtcttttccagtcttttctcATCTTGTCTAGTCTTCCagtcttttccagtcttttctaGTCTTTCCTagtcttttccagtcttttctagtcttttccagtcttttctagtcttttctagtcttttccatttttttctagTCCTTTCCACTTTTCTagtcttttctatttttttctcatcttttccatctttttcttaTCTTTTCCAGTCTTTCCTAGTCTTTTCTAGTCTTTCCTagtcttttccagtcttttctaGTCTAGAAAAAAGTTGCAGAGTTGAGGACATCTCAGCGTCCTTCTTGGTTAATCATTGATTCATTTCCTATAACATTCCCGCTGTGACCTCGTGGCCATGAAAACATATAGTATTTATTTAGTATATAATATTTACTGAGCGGCAGGTTTGAACCAGCTCAGCTGTCTTATcctacatgtttgtgtttgtcctgaTTAAAGCTGCAGAGATTTAGATATTACTGTTATAACCAGAGTCATGTTTCTCATGTAATCTATTACCTCGTTGAGTTGTTTGTGCGACAGCACGTCCAGGACTTTGTGTCTCTTTAGTGGTTCATAGTTCACGGAGGCCTGAATCAATGCTCACCCTGTGACTGCGGCTCAATATTTGCATTAGCTGTTTAACCTCGGACTATTGTTGGTCTGAAACTGGAACAGATCGGtctgtgcttttgtgtttcatgtttcgTGTCGTATGAACACATGAAGCACCTCTTCATGGAAAGATGCAGCAGTGGCATTGTTGGTGTTGCAACacataattataaataataaaagatatataattgaaaacattaaaacttctttagacattttgacattttaaaagttttagtTTGGAAAATATTGTCCTGTATTGTATATTTTACCGTTACATAGAGATGCAAGAGACTCACATATGTTTCGATTCATAGTTTgcattaattaaacaaagaaaattagATATTTGAACCATTTATTAACGACTTTTTATCGTCGGTTGCAGCGTGAGGTTGTTCAGGTGTAACGACGGGCTCATGTTGATGTTCGTAGCTGGAagtttatctgttgttttgacCATAAACACTAAAGATCACACAATCATTCTGTAATTAACTAATTTATTCATCGCTACTTCTGTTTAtaacaaaacatcagattttatttttatatttgtgtgtagaAGTCCAACATTTCCCTTTGAACTGTGGTGATTTATGTAAAGCAGTACCTCAAATCTGTTACAGTACTTAAATTAATTTACATTATACGTctactttactttatttattttctttttgcagccCGAAGCTTCAACGTTCAGAAATCTGAAGCCATGATCAGAAAGGTGAAGTCCTCCTTTAAACACTTCATTTACTCCACGAGCTGTCGAATGTTTGGTGACCGTCTTtatgacctgtctgtctgtctgtctgtctgtctgtctgtctgtctgtctgtgcagcatctggacttcaggaggaagatgaaggtcGACAGCATCATCTCTGACTGGAAACCTCCGGAGGTAAAAGATGAAGCTGAATTAAAAGCTGGTTGACTTTTTTTAGTCTCTAAGCTGAGACTTAATCAAACGCTGCGTTCCTTCACGTGTCCGTCAGGTGATCGAGAAGTACGTATCCGGGGGGATGTGCGGATACGACAAAGAGGGAAGTCCGATCTGGTACGACGTGATTGGTCCTCTGGATCCTAAAGGTCTCCTCCTGTCGGCCACCAAACAAGACTTCATGAAGACGAAGatcagagacacagagatgatgCAGAGGGAGTGCAGGAGGCAGTCTGAGAAGGTCTCAtcctttcctcttttgtctcctcctttcttctctcttcatgcttcctttccttttttcatttttcctctcgTATCCTCCTGTTGTCTCATTTCGTCTCCtatctcctctttttttgttgactCCTGTTGATCTTCCTTCTCTCATCTCCTTCCATgattcctcctctcctttcatccCTTATTTTATCTCCTGTCCTCTTATCTCCTCTTCCCTTGTTTCCTCCTCCCAtctcatcttctctcctctcatgtcctcctttatttccttctttcctttcatctaatatctcctcctcgtcctcttaTCTCCTCTTCCCTTGTTTCCTCCTCCCATTTCCTCCCTTgagtcctcctctcctctctttctttcctttccccccttttccttctctcatttcctcccttGTCTCCTCCCTACTCTCCCtttttccatcctctcctcttttgtttcctcctctcctcctctccctttccttctcctcttgtctccttgattcttcctctcctctaactcctctcctctctctctcagttggGGAAGAACGTTGAAGCGATCAGTCTGATCTACGACTGTGAAGGACTCGGACTGAAACACATCTGGAAACCAGCCATAGAGACTTACGGCGAGGTTCGTCAGCCAATCGTAGCCTCGTTAATATTAACACATAATTAAGTGATTTCATCTGATCACCGCTGCGTTCCTCTCGTGTTAGATCCTCTCCATGTTTGAGGAAAACTATCCGGAGGGTCTGAAGCGAGTGTTTCTGATCAAAGGTCAGCAGGACGtgagtttgatgttttttcaggctgatgtttttttgtttcgttgctgattttctgtctctgcttcagCTCCCAAAATGTTCCCGATGGCCTACAACCTCATCAAACACTTCCTGTGCGAGGAAACGCGACGCAAGATCATCGTCTTAGGAAGTAAGACGACCTTTCAACGCCAAACGTTCCTTAGTGGATTGTCCGGTTTCTCTAAATCAAACGTTCAATTTGTGTCTTTAGGTAACTGGCAGGACGTTCTACGTAAACACATCGATCCTGATCAGCTTCCTGTGGTGTACGGAGGAACCCTGACCGATCCTGATGGAGACCCTCGCTGCAGAACAATGGTGAGAGGTtgttggaggtggaggtggaggagtgttGGTTCgttgactgaaatgttttgttgttgttgttgcagctcaAATACGGCGGCACGGTGCCGCGGTCTTACTACGTCCAGGACTCCGTGAAGGTTCAGTACGACAGCAGCGTGACCATCAGCCGAGGCTCCGTCCTCCAGCTGGAGTACGACGTTACGGCACCGAGCAGCCTTCTGAGGTACAAGACAaccagcagccattttgttAGTTAGgctgctcctgttctggcacgacactggctacGCTTCCCTTCAgcaaacctcttcttcttcttcttcttcttcttccctgtggtcaaaaacacctgtggtacaaacacttccactgtgctctgagctcacagtccggctaacagactgagctaacattagctaacagcagctaacaaactgagctaacatgagctaacagcatgctaacaaactgagctaacattagctaacaacagctaactaactgtgctaacattaactaagagcatgctaacaaactgagctaacattaactaacagcagctaacaaatggaGCTAACTAACTGTGCTAACATTAACTAAGAGcatgctaacaaactgagctaacattaactaacagcagctaacaaatggcgctaacaaactgtgctaacattaactaacagcagttaataaactgagctaacattagctaacagcatgttaacaaactgagctaacattaactaacagtagctaacaaatggagctaacattagcaaacagcatgctaacaaactgagctaacattagcaaacagcagctaactaactgagctaacattagctaacagcagctaacaaactgagctaacattatcaaacagcagctaactaactgagctaacgttaactaagagcatgctaacaaactgagctaacattagctaacagcagctaacaaactgagctaacattaactaacagcagctaataaactgagctaacattaactaagagcatgctaacaaactgagctaacattaactaacagcagctaacaaatggagctaacattaactaacagcagctaacaaatggagctaacattagcaaacagcatgctaactaactgagctaacagcagctaactaactgagctaacattgccattcccgacccggagcccaaagttacatagtgtgagaacagacgtacgaatgacagagacaccgttcacctggtcacaggtcagagtgggtcaacataatttgtattttcttgCCAGGTGGCAGTTTGCCAGCGACGGGGCAGATATCGGGTTTGGAGTGTACAGACAGACCAAAGAGGGCGGCGGGCAGAAAGTTGCTGAGATGTTACAGATTCTGCCCAGCGAACGCTACAACGCACACCTGGTCCCTGAAGACAGCTGCCTCACCTGCCCCGAGCCCGGAGTCTGTAAGTCCACACTGCCCATTACATAAAGGCCCAGAGAGCTCTGGGTCTAGATGTTTTAGGTTCGTCAAGTCTAGCTGTCGTTAACTTCACTCTTCTGTTTGTGCAGACGTGCTGTGCTTCGACAACAGCTACAGCATCCTTCAGTCGAAGAGGGTGAGCTACAAAGTCGAGGTTCTTCCTCCTTCGGACGGGCCCATGCAGAGTTCTCACAGCAGAGGCGACGGGAGGCTGCAGTGATCGAGTCCACCCGATCAGTCGACGTCATTTCTCTGTATTAGTTTGTAATCTGTAATTAGTTTatggtaatttgattaaaatagTAACTTAACAACAGGCTGAAaatctgtttcactgtttcactgccCTTGCTGGTTCATAGTTTCATGTCTCACGTTCATAATTCACGGAAAACcttcatttatttgacatttaaaggaGATTTCTATGGaaaaagttatattttaaatgacaggccgttaattatacagtaaaacactgtaatatttaattttttacaaCATTTGTACGGCAAAGCaacatttgttttgataaaaaaacaaaaaaaacttgtattTAGATagtaaaatatctaaaaaattTACCGTAAAGTTAGAAAAagttaaactgtatttattacggtaaaattttgacagtttttttaccataaaaaacaataatacaaaCTGTAACAGACATGTACTCAACAAAATAGGATAAAAATTAACatacatttctaataaaaacacattattcttCTTTAAAGAGTTACATTTGACAagtttcacagttttattacatgtttttattgttaataaccTTAAATTTGTATAAAAATCCAGTGAACACActgagtgatgtcacacagTACTGGAGTACActtctacatcactgcagcGCATTTGAGACGTTGAACCACCAGAGGGCAGCGAAAAACAAGATTTTCTGCTGGTGTTAAGCCGCTCtttaagattttacatttatttatgaatatgtgAACAAAAGATGGGTCatgatgtgtaaaaaaaaaagtacagcatTCGGGTCGGAtcattcaaaacaacaacaacgacaacaacgtgaagtttattttgaaagaactCATTTCGTCGACATTTCAAAGAACCACTTAACGTTCAAGCATCGTTTTCTGGAGCTTTATCGTGTTTTTATAAACGAAACACTCGACTGAAGTTTCCGTGTTTGCTCTCGAGAGCAGGAAAAAACTAAACCGATGTGACAAAAGGGAGTAAAGTTACTTTAAGAGGTCGTTCATCAGGTCGTGCTGCTCGTGATGTTTGATTTGACCTTTATTGTTACAACGTATGAATGATGTTGATAATAATCGTATATGTGATGTATGAATGCAGCCGTGAACAGACgacagacatgatttatttttgactttCACTTTGTACTtcaatgtaataaatgtaataaaggaTGAATCACAAGATAAATTAATTCTACTGACTTATTTTTTATCGCGTCACAGAACAACAGTATCAAACATTACAGCAAATAAACGAttgaaatataattattatattgtctcattttgtctcctctcctcctcttccctggTTTCCTTCTCTCGTCTCCTCCCATgattcctcctctcctttcatccCTCATTTTATCTCCTGTCCTCTTATCTCCTCTTCCCTTGTTTCCTCCTCccatctcatctcctctcctctcatgtcCTCCTTTATTTCCTTCTCCCTTTCATCCAAtatctcctcctcgtcctcttaTGTCCTCttcccttgtttttttctctcgtCTCCTTGCAtgattcctcctcctcttttctttccttatttTATCTCCTGTCCTCTTCCCTTGTTgagtcctcctctcctctctttctttccttttcctcttctctcatttcctcccttGTCTCCTCCCTACTCTCCCTTGTGTCCTCTTTCCATTCTCTCCtcctttgtttcctcctctcctctcactccttATCTCCTCACCTCTTCCcccctttccttctcctcttgtctccttttcaaggattcaaggattcaaggagttttatttgtcattacaacacatgtaaacatgggatgaaacgaaaattggtttcccctggtcccggagcagcccaatatcaaatataaaataaaataaaaatatatatatatatatttgattaaCCCGGCGGTCCATTATGGACTTGATTCCACCTTTTTCCAGCAATCTTACAAACTGCATCCATCCATTATGTCAGGGTGGAACTGGAGTGAGAGGTGGGGTTCATCCAGAGACGTagatgaatataaaaatatgaactcaAGCTGTGCTGGAGATCTTCAGTCTTTACACAGACCTGTCCACCAGGTGtcagtgtgaggacagaggaagaagaagaagagcttaCTGTCTGTTACATAACTGCAGATCAGTGAATGTTAGCAcctgtaatgacaaataaataaatcaaataatgattattagaacattaaaacacacagttcACAGGACAGATCAGCAGTTTTTACAcgatcaaacaataaaaactgattaaaagtgacatttttcattgttgttgttgttgctgatggaGAAATTGCTGAGTGTCTCTGGGCTCGGTGCCAGAGGGATGCAGAGGGGTGGtgcaggatggatggatggatggatggatggagtgtAGAGGGGTGGATGGGGGGTGCACAGATGCCATGTGCCTTTTACAtaacagcatcatcatcatcatcatcatccctcaGCTGTGTGTGCCGCATTGCCCCGAGCCTGcaggggggtggaggaggtgcgGGGTGGTGACGCACGCAGGGTGTGCGTGAATCCGCGTGAATCCGCGTGCATGTTTGTCTCCACTGCATCAAAATAAacgtgcattaaaaaaaaaaaaaacagaaagaggaggttTGTTTATTAGCTCTACCTGTCGCCGTCCGGTAGGCGGTGTTAATAACAgaggggtgtgtttgtttgtgtgggggGAGGTGGGCGGAGCCCGCTCGGACATGAGTAAATGACGTCAGCCCGCAGGTCGCCCTGAGCAGTGAAACAAACATGGCGACAGAATGGAGCGGGCAGCAGGGTTACATCCTCACCGTCATCATCTTCCTGTGGAGCGCCGTCGGCGGGCGCACGGAGACGGCGGCCGGAGTGAGCGGGGGAgccggcggcggcggcggcagcggcggcggtgccggtgctggtggtggtggagccgCCGGTGCTGGCCGGGGCAGCGGCGGGAGCCAGGTGCTCGGCATGCGGTTAGAGAGGAGCGACAAGCCGGCGAGCACCACTGACGACGGTGTCATCCAGGTGACCGAGGAGAGCTCCGTGCAGCTCCGGTTCTACGGGGTGCAGCTCCACTCGGGCGCCTGGACGCAGATCCGCTTCACGGAGCTCacagacggaggaggaggaggaggaggtgaagcggaggatgaggaggcggcggcggctagaggaggtggaggaggaggcagcggCATGATGGAGGCTCCCGACAGGACTTGTGTTGATTTCACCAAGGACATCATCGTCGGGAGCTTCATGAACGTCAGCAGCCGCGGCACGTCGGGGCTCCTCACCGTGCACGTCAAGCCGCTCCGCAAGAGCGAGCCGCAGAAGGAGTACGCCCTGTGCACGCCGGGCAGCGGCGGAGGGTGGGTGCTGCTGGGGGACAGCGATGGCCGGatgctggtggtggaggagaagaagtcCCTGCTGCCCCTGTGGCTGCAGGTCATCCTcatctgctgcctgctggtGCTCTCGGGCATGTTCAGCGGGTTGAACCTCGGGCTGATGGCGTTGGACCCCATGGAGCTCCGCATCGTCCAGAGCTGCGGCACCgacaaggagaagaaagacgCCCGGAAGATCGAACCCATCCGCAGCAAAGGGAACTACCTCCTCTGCTCTTTGCTCCTGGGGAACGTCTTGGTGAACACCACCCTCACCATCCTCCTGGATGATCTGATCGGGTCGGGGTTGGGCGCCGTGGTGGCCTCCACCGTTGGGATCGTCATCTTCGGCGAGATCGTCCCCCAGGCGCTGTGCTCCCGTCACGGGCTGGCCGTGGGCGCCAACACCATCGTGTTGACCAAGTTCTTCATGTTGCTCACCTTCCCGTTGTCGTTCCCCGTCAGCAAGCTGCTGGACGTCCTGCTGGGTCAGGAGATCGGCACCGTCTACAACCGGGAGAAGCTGGTGGAGATGCTGAAGGTGACGGAGCCGTACAACGACCTGGTGAAGGAGGAGTTGAACATGATCCAGGGTGCCCTGGAGCTCAGGACCAAAACCGTGGAGGACGTGATGACCCCTCTGGGGAACTGCTTCATGATCCAGGCGGACGCCGTGCTGGACTTCAACACCATGTCTGAGATCATGGAGAGCGGCTACACCCGTATCCCGGTGTACGACGACGAGAGGTCCAACATCGTGGACATCCTGTACGTGAAGGATCTGGCCTTCGTGGACCCGGACGACTGCACCACTTTGAAGACCATCACCAAGTTCTACAACCACCCGGTGCACTTCGTGTTCCACGACACGAAGCTGGACGCCATGCTGGAGGAGTTCAAGAAAGGTGCGTTTGATTGTTCTCCAATAATCCATCAGAACTCAAAGAAACCGGAAAACACGATTAATCGATTATCAGACGAGTTGACGACTAACCGATCGATTGTTTGCAGGTTTCTCAGTTTatctccaccctccatcctccacccTCTGCCTGTATCGATCGGCGTATTGACGGGTGGAACATGGCAGCCTATATTCAAACACGCAACATccagcctgagagagagagagagatacttttacttgagtagaAGTACTAATACAACACCGTGAGAACAGCACAGCACGAGTAAAACTCAATGAATCCAGCAGGATAGATCACCGTTTCACTCAAACTGTGGAACGGGTACCACCGGTGGTCTCAGAAATacttaaaaacatattatacaatCAAAATAAGacggattttcaaaataaaatgcagtaaaTTGAGGTCAAACGAAGTGTTCAAGGAGTAAACAGCAGTTAGACGAGCTCTCTGCAGAGTTTAGTTACGCCGACAGCCTGAATTTCAATATCAGAACTTAAACTATACCAAGTGTTATCGAGTAAAAGTACTCCCAGTACTCGAgtagttaaaaaacaaacacaaggatCAACCGTTCACTGCGTACGGCTGTTAGAAACTGACAATAACCAATACACAACCAATAACTACCTgatgtttctgtagcgttgtcAAAACGTTGTTCTTATGTTTGTATCTGAGTGTGTCAGACgtgtgttttgtagtccatcttctgaattttgtagttttttaaccACAATTCTCCTTCAGCTCGTGACCTTTCTCATCAAGGTCaaggacaagtgtttaggaaaggacacaggAGACAGTGAAGTGAGGGTGTTACAGTTCGACCACCAACTAGAAACTTAAAATCAATTTATGTACTAATTTTAGGTCATTTACacaagtattttttaaatttttttgtaGATTAAGATTAATAACATGTAcgttatgaattattattacgTTATTGTAGTTTATAAAGTCAATTAGCTCTACCTTTACCAGCTGCTAGTGTTAAATACACACGATTTACATTCATGCATCAGTAATTTATAATCCAATTATACCCATAAAACAGCTGGATCCAGACAGAGGACTTCAGATTAGGGCATAACGGTGAAATCAGGACGTTCTACTCAGACAAAATCATGAAGATTATGTGACCCACATTAtgtggtgtttttattcattcactggACGCGTCCTCTAATCTCACACCGCGCAGACGATCACAGAGCGGGAACTAATCGGTGAAATCGGCTGCTGTGTAATAACGCCTGATGGGATGAAAACCTGCACGTTTCAGCCGCTCGGGATTAGTGCCGTGAAGCCTCAGGGATGATATCCACACCGCAAACACAAAGCCGGTGTCAACAACAGCGGCGTTAGCCTGCGGCGAGTTAAAGCTTATGATGATGTGACGCCGCTTCAATACTCTACTGCAAAAAGAGGAGTACTACTTCTACTCCCGTTATTTATAGCTCAGACTATCAGAGACAAACATCACAGGCGTGATCGATCGTGTCCAATCAGACGACAAACCTCTTGATTACGTAAAGATTTGTTCCGTTAGTAATAGTAGTtacgttagctgttagctctgttagttccgttagcttaTACTTCTCTTTGTTCCGTTagttgttagctctgttagctctgttagttccattagctgtgtttgttccgttagctgttagctctgttagcgcTGTAAGATTCTTTAGTTCGATTACGTCTTAGCTCTGTTAGCcgttttagttagttttagCTTATAGgtctgttagttccgttagctgttagctctgttagttccgttagctgttagctgtgttagttccgttagctgttagctctgtttgttcaattagctgttagctctgtttgttttgttagctgttagctgtgtttgttccgttagctgttagctgtgtttgtTCCGTTAACTGTTAGCTCTGTTGGttccgttagctgttagctctgttagttccgttagctgttagctctgttagcttatAGCTCTGTTAGCGCTGTAAGATTCTTTAGTTCGATTACGtcttagctctgttagctgttttagttccg from Larimichthys crocea isolate SSNF chromosome IX, L_crocea_2.0, whole genome shotgun sequence includes the following:
- the sec14l7 gene encoding SEC14-like protein 2 translates to MSGRVGDLSPKQEEILTEFRGRIQDILPDLPAQHDHYLLRWLRARSFNVQKSEAMIRKHLDFRRKMKVDSIISDWKPPEVIEKYVSGGMCGYDKEGSPIWYDVIGPLDPKGLLLSATKQDFMKTKIRDTEMMQRECRRQSEKLGKNVEAISLIYDCEGLGLKHIWKPAIETYGEILSMFEENYPEGLKRVFLIKAPKMFPMAYNLIKHFLCEETRRKIIVLGSNWQDVLRKHIDPDQLPVVYGGTLTDPDGDPRCRTMLKYGGTVPRSYYVQDSVKVQYDSSVTISRGSVLQLEYDVTAPSSLLRWQFASDGADIGFGVYRQTKEGGGQKVAEMLQILPSERYNAHLVPEDSCLTCPEPGVYVLCFDNSYSILQSKRVSYKVEVLPPSDGPMQSSHSRGDGRLQ
- the LOC104939482 gene encoding metal transporter CNNM4 isoform X1 produces the protein MATEWSGQQGYILTVIIFLWSAVGGRTETAAGVSGGAGGGGGSGGGAGAGGGGAAGAGRGSGGSQVLGMRLERSDKPASTTDDGVIQVTEESSVQLRFYGVQLHSGAWTQIRFTELTDGGGGGGGEAEDEEAAAARGGGGGGSGMMEAPDRTCVDFTKDIIVGSFMNVSSRGTSGLLTVHVKPLRKSEPQKEYALCTPGSGGGWVLLGDSDGRMLVVEEKKSLLPLWLQVILICCLLVLSGMFSGLNLGLMALDPMELRIVQSCGTDKEKKDARKIEPIRSKGNYLLCSLLLGNVLVNTTLTILLDDLIGSGLGAVVASTVGIVIFGEIVPQALCSRHGLAVGANTIVLTKFFMLLTFPLSFPVSKLLDVLLGQEIGTVYNREKLVEMLKVTEPYNDLVKEELNMIQGALELRTKTVEDVMTPLGNCFMIQADAVLDFNTMSEIMESGYTRIPVYDDERSNIVDILYVKDLAFVDPDDCTTLKTITKFYNHPVHFVFHDTKLDAMLEEFKKGKSHLAIVQKVNNEGEGDPFYEVLGLVTLEDVIEEIIKSEILDESDLYTDNRNRKKVDPNKNKPDFSAFKSDADNKVKISPQLMLAAHRFLATEVTLFSPFQITERVLLRILRHPDVIQDLKFNDSDKRSPQHFLYQRGKPVDYFALILQGRVEVEAGNENMKFETGPFSYYGVMALSSPSLAVTPPLSPSVASPPPRRLSLKRFSLFSRFPEFRSPSHGGNLNRSASLSCTERAPESGSVTGSVTQIPGTPFQYIPDFCVRALTDLQFVKITRAQYQNGLLASRLDSMPQSPEGSHTRLDTTNFLPSVSPPGTRNPLPLATPPARRQPSTTQPPPPAGSRTGASSQTTTTSFSGRRPSQSLPQAVPPQSNHAALPLTSPSTFNPHSTQTSSLASKPQQSPTSAGPENGPGETTTLLSEQQNCVGPRRPSHTQSHVHTISHAHTESTI
- the LOC104939482 gene encoding metal transporter CNNM4 isoform X2, which gives rise to MATEWSGQQGYILTVIIFLWSAVGGRTETAAGVSGGAGGGGGSGGGAGAGGGGAAGAGRGSGGSQVLGMRLERSDKPASTTDDGVIQVTEESSVQLRFYGVQLHSGAWTQIRFTELTDGGGGGGGEAEDEEAAAARGGGGGGSGMMEAPDRTCVDFTKDIIVGSFMNVSSRGTSGLLTVHVKPLRKSEPQKEYALCTPGSGGGWVLLGDSDGRMLVVEEKKSLLPLWLQVILICCLLVLSGMFSGLNLGLMALDPMELRIVQSCGTDKEKKDARKIEPIRSKGNYLLCSLLLGNVLVNTTLTILLDDLIGSGLGAVVASTVGIVIFGEIVPQALCSRHGLAVGANTIVLTKFFMLLTFPLSFPVSKLLDVLLGQEIGTVYNREKLVEMLKVTEPYNDLVKEELNMIQGALELRTKTVEDVMTPLGNCFMIQADAVLDFNTMSEIMESGYTRIPVYDDERSNIVDILYVKDLAFVDPDDCTTLKTITKFYNHPVHFVFHDTKLDAMLEEFKKGKSHLAIVQKVNNEGEGDPFYEVLGLVTLEDVIEEIIKSEILDESDLYTDNRNRKKVDPNKNKPDFSAFKSDADNKVKISPQLMLAAHRFLATEVTLFSPFQITERVLLRILRHPDVIQDLKFNDSDKRSPQHFLYQRGKPVDYFALILQGRVEVEAGNENMKFETGPFSYYGVMALSSPSLEFRSPSHGGNLNRSASLSCTERAPESGSVTGSVTQIPGTPFQYIPDFCVRALTDLQFVKITRAQYQNGLLASRLDSMPQSPEGSHTRLDTTNFLPSVSPPGTRNPLPLATPPARRQPSTTQPPPPAGSRTGASSQTTTTSFSGRRPSQSLPQAVPPQSNHAALPLTSPSTFNPHSTQTSSLASKPQQSPTSAGPENGPGETTTLLSEQQNCVGPRRPSHTQSHVHTISHAHTESTI